From Neorhodopirellula lusitana:
AAAGACTACGCTGGCATTGATGAGCTCGCTGCGAAGGTCGAGAGCCTGACGAAGGGACTGGGGGCTCACTTTGGCTTCCAAGTCACCGGCGTTCCAGCCGCTTTCGCTAGCCTGTTCAAATGCATCCGACGAGGCGGCGGGATCTGCGAAGTCGGTCACTTCGTCGATGGTGGTGAGTGTGCGATCAACCCTCACAAAGACATTTGCCGCAAAGAGATCACGGTAACGGGAAGCTGGGTCTACAACAGCTTCGAATACCCAAACGCTTACCACTTTCTACAACGGGCCGAAGGGATTGGATTGCCGGTCGCTTCTTTGATCACGCACAAGTTCCCACTGGCGCAAATTCAAGATGCGTTCGAGGTCAATCTGCGTCAAGAAGGAATCAAGGTCGTGGTCGAAGCGAGATAGACAAACACCGCGAGTGCGCCTTGTTGGATCCGAACCCCGGGACGGACATGCCTTTTCCGTGCAGGACCCCGGTGCAGGGCGTGGCACGCGTGATGTAGTCTAATCCGGTGCTGGGTCTCGCTTGTTTGGCGAGTCACCTCAGCAAGCGGTCTTTGAACTCCAGTTCGCTGTCCGTGAAAAGCAGAACGTATTCGAATTTTTTGACAGCCTCAAGTTTCGATATTCGCAGGTATTCTGCGTAGGCATCGAAGTCAGCACACTTCGATAGCGAATCGAGATCTGCCATTCCTGTTCTGTTGTAGCGATCGACATATTCAAGCAAATGATCACGATCAATGCTCGCTAGAAACGCCACGAATTCAGGGTCCGAAAGCTTACCGTGCTCGTCCGGGCGGTGAATGAATATTCGGTTCTCTTGAACCAAGTTCGCCCGCTCATCGTTTTCTCTCGCTTGCATGTGCAAAGGCAGCGTCAGTGAAATGGATGCCAATGCCAGTAAGCCAATCCCAAGTCCAAATAGTCGATTCATTCTGTTGCTCCCTTCGCGATGCTAGTTCTGAACCCTCCCCAAAAGGACTATAGCTCACTTTTTGTACTGAAGACTTGCGTCGCCCAAAATGGACTCGGGCGTTGGCTCTCGATGGCGCAGATCCGAACGACTGGAGACTCCCCATCGACGTCAAGTCCGGCGAAAGACTGCCCGATTCGGTCTGCTCCGGTCCACTGATTGGCAGCGCTGACCCAACATTCCTCTTTTTAACCAGGAGGCCCGCCATACTTGCATCTGGTTTAGCGTTGCTTCTTCTTTGCTCGTCTCTCGTGCCCGGGGTCGCCCTGTTGCTCCATCCATCTCACGATGGAAGTTTGTAGCTGTTTGACCTTCGGTCCAAACTCAGGTTGGATAGCAAGGTTCACCATTTCATCCGGGTCGGTATCAAGATCGAACAGTTGGAATTCCGGCCGATGCCTGAAACGCTGGATCAGCCGCTGTGCAAACTCATCCGTTTCCGCCGTCTTCAGCCATGACTGATACATTTTGCGGACATGTCGGTCACTCATCTTGTCGACATAGCCGTAGTCGAATCCATTGATGGTTCGTACCGCGTAGGGCTGTCTGGGTGTCAGCGTCCAAATCAGCTTGAAGCGACCGTCGGTGATCGCCCTAGATGAGAACTCCAGACCCTCAGGACCACTGTTGTAGACAAAATAAGCTGCATCTCGATGCCGTTTCTGCGTGCCTGAAACAACTGGCATCAAACTCTTGCCATCCATTCCGGCGGGAACCTCCCCGCCGGCAGCCTCGATGAGGGTCGGCAGGATGTCGCAGTACTGCGCAATAGCGGGCGTCACAAAGTTTGCCTGGTATGCGGCCGGCCACTTCATCACACAAGCGGACCGCACTCCCCAGTCATAGGTGGTCCATTTCCCACCGGGCATGCCCGCACCATTTTCGTCCAGCACGATCAGGATTGTATTTTCGTCCAGCCCGTGTCTTTCCAATAGGCTCCTTGCCGTGCCGACCTGTTCATCAAAAAGCCGCACTTCGCCTAAGTGCTCTCGGTAATAGTTTCGGGTTTCCTCGGTGTCGGCCAAACTGGCGGGTAGTTTCAATTCGCCGAGTTTCCAGTGGGAAGAATCCCCTGCGTCCCATGGCGAGTGAGCATGGATGGATGCCAGGACCAAGCAAAACGGTTGCTCGGAATCGCGTGTCATGAATTCTTCAACGCCGTCCCACGATTCAGGATCGGGTTCGCTTTGATTGCAGTTTTTTGGAAAGCCAGCGACTTTTTCGAAAGGGTACACCGAGGCTGGTTTGATGTGAGTCTTCCCCGAAAGCCCTACTCGGTATCCCAATTGTCCAAGATGCTGCACCATGCTTAAGGTGCCCTTCTTGGTCGCACCGTGGTTCACGGTCACCCCATTTCGATACGGGGTCAGTCCCGTGTAGAGCTCGGCTCGGGTGGGAGCACAGATGGCCTCCGACACAAACATATTCGTGAACCGAATTCCCTCGCTCGCCAACTTGTCGATATTCGGCGTGGTGTGCGGG
This genomic window contains:
- a CDS encoding sulfatase family protein, whose protein sequence is MNSVRHNQPVVVLAFALGLLFVSSASLTTSIAAGTRAPNVLIILGDDISANSIGCYGSKNPHTTPNIDKLASEGIRFTNMFVSEAICAPTRAELYTGLTPYRNGVTVNHGATKKGTLSMVQHLGQLGYRVGLSGKTHIKPASVYPFEKVAGFPKNCNQSEPDPESWDGVEEFMTRDSEQPFCLVLASIHAHSPWDAGDSSHWKLGELKLPASLADTEETRNYYREHLGEVRLFDEQVGTARSLLERHGLDENTILIVLDENGAGMPGGKWTTYDWGVRSACVMKWPAAYQANFVTPAIAQYCDILPTLIEAAGGEVPAGMDGKSLMPVVSGTQKRHRDAAYFVYNSGPEGLEFSSRAITDGRFKLIWTLTPRQPYAVRTINGFDYGYVDKMSDRHVRKMYQSWLKTAETDEFAQRLIQRFRHRPEFQLFDLDTDPDEMVNLAIQPEFGPKVKQLQTSIVRWMEQQGDPGHERRAKKKQR